GGTCGACGAGGTGCTGGAGCTGGTCGGGCTGCGCGACCGGGCCGGGGAGCGGGTGAAGACCTACTCGCTCGGCATGAAGCAGCGGCTCGCCGTCGCCTCCGCGCTGCTCAAGGAGCCCAAGCTGCTGATCCTGGACGAGCCGGCCAACGGCCTCGACCCGGGCGGCATCCGGGAGATGCGCGGGCTGATGCGCAACCTCGCCGAATCCGGCATGACCGTGGTGCTCTCCAGCCACATCCTGGGCGAGATCCAGCTCATCTGCGACTCGGTCACCATCATCTCGCTCGGCCGGCGGGTCGCTTTCGGGCCGGTCGAGCAGGTGCTCGCGGCGCACTCCCAGGGCTCCGTGCGGGTACGCCTGGAGGCGGTCACCGACCTGCCCCAGGCCGTGGAGACGCTCACCCGCTCCGGGATCCGCGTCGCCAGCGAGCCCGACCACCTGATGCTGTCCGGCGTGGACAAGCCGGCGGTGGTCAGCCGGCTCCTCGCCGAACAGGGCCTCTACGTCAGCGAGCTCACCCCGGTCGCGGTCGACCTGGAGAGCGTCTTCCTCGAACTGA
The genomic region above belongs to Micromonospora sp. WMMD1128 and contains:
- a CDS encoding ATP-binding cassette domain-containing protein; the encoded protein is MRVEAGQVHGFLGPNGSGKTTTLRTLLGLIRPNGGRMAILGQELPRALPAVAGQVGAIVESPQFFPHFSARDTLGLLAQAGELPKQRVDEVLELVGLRDRAGERVKTYSLGMKQRLAVASALLKEPKLLILDEPANGLDPGGIREMRGLMRNLAESGMTVVLSSHILGEIQLICDSVTIISLGRRVAFGPVEQVLAAHSQGSVRVRLEAVTDLPQAVETLTRSGIRVASEPDHLMLSGVDKPAVVSRLLAEQGLYVSELTPVAVDLESVFLELTATAPVPGQHRQVDQSAKVDQTGTAGGWGA